DNA from Fusarium musae strain F31 chromosome 7, whole genome shotgun sequence:
GGTCCGAACTTTTTTGTTATGAGCTTCATAAACTCGAGTAAAAAGCTGAAAGCAAAGCTAAAGGGGCATTAGTTGTTTGCCTCGCCTCCTATCGTACAACAAACTTACAAGGTTGCTGAAGTGTGCACACGGTGTCCTGAAATATCGCCACATGTCAATGCGAATCCTAGAGTATCGTCGTTTGATGGTATTGGGATCGAGCAGACGGATAGTATGTGCCACAGATTCCGTCGCATAAGATAATGAAGGAGCTTAGAGGTTTTCCCCGGTCCCTGTGGAATACTGTCCATAGGCTCGTCTGTCACGAGTTTCATATCCAGCTCTGGGGGAAACAGGGAGAAGAGTTCAGCTCGGAAGAAAGAGGACTCCCGTTCCAGAAGATGGCCAACATTGGCCTCGCCTGGGCTTATCAAGAATGGCTCCCAAGAGCGGTTTCCCAATGCCGGTAAGGACAACATCTTATAAGCTGTCACgacctcgacatcatcatttACCTCTATGGGTATGTCTTTCAAGTCAACAAACTTGATACTCGGACCAGATGAGCTGTAGAGGTCGGTCCATTGAACTGCTTTGCCATCAATAAAAACAGTGACCACTACCGCAACGGCGTCACGCGTCTCTTGTCGGCTGTTTCGATCCTCAGGCTCATCCTGGTTCTTCTCCTCACAAAATCGACACAGGATCCACGAGTAACCATTTGGACCTGGCTTATGAATATGGCCGTCCCTGTCTTCGTTGAACGTGTTACTGACGTTGGCAAACTCTAGGTCTCGTATGTGCATGCCAGTCCTAAAGCGTAAAGAAAGCGTCTTTGGGGATTCTGAAGAATTCATAATCCGACACTGCTGTAACACGGTCTTGTTGTGAACCATCCATTGTTTCATGATTCTTAAGTCTTTGTCGACGCAATCATATTCATATCGGGGCCATCGATCGTGTACAAAGCTCATTTCgactccttcttcatctttatctccttcttcttcgtagATGCTAAAATCGTCTGTCTCTGAAATGTTCTCGGAATCGTGATAAGGGATCATCATGCCATAATCGATGGGTGCCTGACTTCGCCCCAGTTGGAGAAGTTTGTCCATTCGTTCCTTTACGAGCCATGGCTCCGGTGTTCCTGACTGGTCCACGCAGAACATACCCGAAGTTCCTGTCCCAAGGTATGTGCTGAATTGTATCAGATCACCCTTTGAGTTGACACTTGCAGTTACACCATCGTCTCCGAATGAAGCATATGGCAGTGGATTGGGCGGGTTTGACCAAGTGCCGTATGAGCATTTCTTTGGTACAAAGTGCGGGGTTGGCTCGCCTGACCCTGCTGGGGACGTCAAAATACATTCAGTTGGCAGATAGGGCTATCTTACGTTGGATAAATGGTTTAAATCTCTTATTATCTTCGGGTGCGGGATGGTCCCAGAGACGGGGCTCATCGGCATTTCCTGGTTCAGAAGTGTCGGACATGGAAATAGTGATTCTTTTTGTTCGGTTTGTTGGGATACTCCAAGTCAGACTTTGTATTTTCACCCAGCGCGTTGAGGTAATTTTGAAACCTGCACAGAAAGTGGGAAAATAGGACTTTTTATTATGAATTCCAATGTAATTAGATCATCAAACCTCGTTTCTCCCCCGCCTTGACAGGAGAGGGCCTCAATTTTACAGCTGAATATTTCTAACAGCGGATAATGCAGGTCTCAGGTAAGCGCTGGCTCGAGCCAATCCCCAGGCGCTACATCTATGCCTTTTAGGTACCGTGAAGCGCACCTATAAGCGACCAGCAGCACTCGGAGCTAGGATATCAGTTAGATGAAAGCTGTTAATCTATAGAAATTAACAAGTCTTTTGTTATACTAAAGAGAATTGCTTTGAGGGATTATTATAAATGAAGTCTTCATAACTGGCATACTTCTCTACAGACTGATGGATCTCAATGATCGGAGCTTCACTGCGGGAAAGCATCTACGCGGACCCGACCAAATGGGACCAAGAAACGACAGCTGAGTCAAGCTGAGAAAAGGAAAGACGAGCAGTACACAAGTAACATCAGAAGACTTACAGAGTATCATCGTTTCCTTTGCTCAGTACGTGAGTAACCCGGCTTATTTCATGATTTTTCTTTAGCTGCAGGTCAGTTGTTTAGATGAAAACAATCGATTGCCTtggatttcttctttctcagaATCCCACGCGGTTCTCTCGTACTCATTCGATAAGCATATCTCGCGACTGAACGAGACCCCGAGAATTATCCGCCTATATGCTGCAGTATATACGTCGGTGTTGTAGGATGTGTCTCTCGAATGGCCACTGGTCCCTCCTAATTGCCAATGATTCTCCTACGCCAGATCATCATGCCCTTTATAATTAACACCAGGATATTTATCTGATTAGTATATGATCATCATTACATTTAAATAGTAGGCTACAAATTTTATTCATCACAAGATGCTCCAAGCATAACTGCTGTATTACCTGAGAAAACCAGCCAGCGTTGAAACATTCGCCCTAGTGGCGTCCAACCCTCCGGTAAGCGACGGAGATCATCACCAGACCGCCTCTCAAGGAGTAAGAAAAGTTCCGACATTGAATTAGGGTACAAAATAGACTGTTCCAGAGGCTCACGAAAATATGCTAACATtgcctaagtctttttgtcacttagaCCAGAGAtgctgagttttctttcctcccctcgCCACAGATCCAGGCCCCCAAATCAATCGCGATCACGCGCGACATAACCCAATCGGAGCAGACCTCTTTCCAATTTtatccaaagccaagaaatGGCTGAGCGAGCTGAAAATACTAGAGGCTTTATTGGACAAGCAGCGCTTGGCTGTACTAccagaataagcttaaaataaagaaatggCGTTAGCTAGACTGGCCGATTCAGCCTCACACATGCCATTGGAAACAGCTGGGTTAATCCCCTGGTCCCTACCCCCAGCGCATGAATTCCCTGTCGACTTTGCATCAAAGTTCCTGTGAGATTGAAGGGAAACGGAGTCATCATGGCGCAGTATAGCCAAGTCCACCAGGGCGTTTACGAGATGGGAATACATGGGACTTCGACGTATCATCCAACCTTGAACCCCAGCGATCCGTCTAGCTACGGTTACTTTCCCACCAGAAAACCTGCACCATATCCAACGACCACAGAGTTCGAAGACAGCCAACATCTCATACATCAAAATGCCCCAACAGGCTTCCAACGACCAGCAAAACGTCAACCATTGCGAAGAAGACTTGGCAAAACAGGACTGACAATAATTATCCTCGGAACGATCGTCATTATCGTCTCATGCGCTATCCTCGTTTATCTCTGGCACGGCGCCGAGAAAGTCCGCAACAGACAGCCCCGAGGCAAAGAATGGGACAGAATTGTTTTTGACAACTACGCAGCGCAGGTAGCGAcgctctgctctgctgcaATACGAGTATCGATGGATCTGCAGACTTGTCTCGCTGCTGCGTCCATGGCAGCCATTGTCCTTGAAACGGCCGGTTGTCGAATCTCGGATCTGGCGAGGTTATCAATCTCCAGAGCCTCCAGTTGTGATGCAAGTCCGTGGGATATCTTCCTCATCACGAAAAGCAACAGAAAGACCTTGTTCCACTGCACCATATTACTCTTTAGCTTTCTACTAAGCCTTGCTATGACTTTTACGTCGACTATCTTGCTTTTTGATTTCAAAGCGCTTCCGATCGCTGCACCGATGGTCTCAGAATCAATTTATGTTGGTTTCGATATATCAAAGGATACAGCTGTGTTCTCTGGTGTATCTTACTGGCAGTCCAAGCCATCCGCACACTGGCGATTTGCAGAGACAAGGCCTTCAAGTCAGAAACTTGCGCCTAAGGATGTGGCAGATACGGGAGATGTGTATCGAGCCATGATACCGATGGCAAATGTTGATAATCGAACCTCGCTGGAGTATTACTCTGGACCTACGATTGTCACCAACATGAGGACAGCATGTGTAGCACCGACGCTTAATAATGCTACATTGGAGTATATATACACTGGAAGCAACGCTACAGAAGGTCTTTATCTCCAAGCGGAATTTAACGCCTCAACCGGTTGGGAGTCAGGACCTAGAATAAACGGTTCATATCCAGCGAGACTCTCGTGTCGTATCAACAACGAATGGGACCAAACCAACTCGACATCCTGGCCAATATCGTtctgcagcttcaacatgaaAGAACTAGCCCCCAAAAATGACAGTTTCACGAATCCACTTTCACGCCATCCGTACAACTTTCATCCAGTACTTCTCCTCAACGCAAGCGATAGTCTGACCCGGCTGAGACCAAAGTATAACATGACTACGAAAACGTGGTCGAACGTGACGGTTCCGGAAGACATGCAAATGGCAAGGTCATCGAGCAAGGGACCATGGACGACAGCGACCAATAAGACTGGTACTCAACTCTTCCAAGCGAGTGTGTGCTTCCTCACCCAGAACATACCGCTTTTATACAACGTCACCATGGCAGGTAGAGCAATACCATCTGAGCCCACGTCTATAGCAAAGTGGAAAACACTACAGGGCAAGAACGGAACACAATTTCTCAAACAGCTTGGCGTGGGGGCATCCCCCTCTGACACTGAAGCAAGAGGTATTCTCGATCTGAAGGTACTTTCGGGGCCAGCTTCTATGGCAGATACAGGTTTTGCTGACTGGGATGAATGGGTCTACCAAATGATTCATTCCAGTCTTTTCGACTATAGTATTTCCGGCGGATGGACCTTCAACAACGATGCTTTAGAAGGATGGTTTGACACAGTAGCGAATTGGCCCGCACACCCGGAACATTCACATCTCTTTCAGAGTGTTCTCCAAGAAACGGATGATCCAGCACGAGCAGTCCAAGAGTTATTCTTTCGGTTCTACCAGATGATCTTCCACGATATCCTACCCTACTTCACTCAACAGCAATCTGTCTCTACGATAAACGTGAAACAGGTTATTATTCCAAACCAATGGACGGGCTTGATAATTATTTTATCGGGTGTTATCCTGCACTTGGTTCTTACGTTGATAACTCTTATCATGTTTATGGCTTCGACGAAGACCTCTATTCTGGGAAATGCTTGGCATGCTGTGTCGCAGATCATTTCGCCGGAGACGAGTGTTGTGGTGGAGACTGTGGCGGGTAGTGGGATGcgggatgttgatgttgcgaaGTGGGCGGAGTCAACGGGTTCTGATGGGCATGTGTATGGGTTGTCGAATTGTGCAGATAACAAGGTTCGTAGACGGTAGGGAATACTACATGGCGTTGCATATATCATCAAGAATAGAGAAGCATAttcgttgatgatgctgtgaaAAACAAGCGATATATGAGTTAAATGTGCTATTTGCAGTTCGTAGTCAGACCTTACGCCGCCTTCTTTGAGCGACAGCAACTGGAGGAAGACAGAAAACTGAGTCTCTTATTATTCAGGACGAATGACTTGGGGAAGTTAGTACAAATTTACTATAGACTTAGGATAGGTTTAGAATAgcctttactaagtttattttaatacctaATGGCAAGGTCTGAGATTTCTTGCCTCGGGAGGTCGAACTACTTGAAACTCCTTCCATGGAATCCAGGGAGAATCTGCTGTCCTTCCAGCTCATCATAAGTGATTCCCCTCTTCTGCGATTGCTGCCAAGTCTGCTTCAACGTCGTAAACTCTCCCATCGTCGGAACGCGATGGCCCCCCCTCTCGAACTCATTCTGCGTGTAGCCCTCGCGCTTCAAAAGAGGCGAGTCAATCGTGTTAAGCACAAGGTCATTCTCTGCGCGCGAGAAGTATAAAAGGCCCAGACGGTCTACGTTGCGCTGATCCTTGGGAGGGACGGATACCTAATCTGTTAGTCTGTGAAACAAAGTGAAAGGGTTAACGTACCCGATGGATGGTAGACTGAACATAACCCCCCGTAAGAAAACTCAAGGCATCACACGCATTCACCGTCAAACTCCCATCAAGAGGCTTAGCCCACTTCCAATCACCAGTATTGTGATCCTTGATCTGAAGACCAGCTACAGGCTGACGGAAGAGAAGCGTGTACGAGCCAAGATCAGTATGGCCTCGGGACCAAAGACCGTCTTCGAGCTTTTCAATCTCTTCGGGGGAGAATTTCCCGTATTTCATGTAGCGAAGATGGGATTCGTTGTGGGTTCCCCATTTGTGCAGGTTGACGAGGTGGTCTTCTGGGATTTGGAGGGCGAGGGCTGTGAGGTGGTAGAGAGGGTCGAGGACTTTTTCGTGGAGGTCCTGGTTTCAAAGTCAGTAAAGTTGTGACGAATGATTGATGGCTGAAGCTTGATAGCTCAGAAGGATATAGCAAGGTGACAAATCACGTGGAATGTGAGAAAGGGTGTTGGAGGAACTTACCTTCGCGAACGAGGTGATCTCATCGATGTGATCCTTCAATAATTTAGGAACAGGCTGCGATATCTTCCCATTATCCGCTACAACGAATCAATATTGCAGCCCACTGACCTGTAGATCAACTTACTAGCCATGTTCCAAACCTCAGTCTTCTCCTGCACACCACCTGAAAGAATCCTTCTTCCACCAGGTCTGTACCCGTTATACTCCCCCGCATCAAGATCAGGAACATACTTGAGCTTTTCTTCGATGGGGAGGTCATAAAAGGCATTACCAAGAGCGAATTGTCTGTCGATGGCAGATTGAGGAATGTCGAATTTGGTTACATAGAAGAAACCTTTGGTGCGGATTGCTTCGATGAGAGTTTGAGCGAGTTCGGCGTTGCCTTCGGGGGTACCGTACTTGGAGAGATCAATGTTTGCCACTAGAGGAGTTAGAGTGATAAGGGGAAGAGGAGCGGGGGGATGTACAGTCTGCCCAGTCTAGATCTTCCTTTGTCTCGGGGACGTAGGAGTACTGGGGAATGTCTGAAACGGCAGATGGCATTTCAAAGTATGGTGAACAAGTTTATGAGTCTAGGTGTAAGTTATTGTCTTGAAATGAAATGAGGCCGCCGGGAGAAGATAGTCAAGTTGATATATATGCGCGACATTTGAGATGTGATGGCTGACATATCAACGGAGATAGCGATGTCGTGATTGACTTCTCCGCATGAGATGCCACGCTGTGGAGGGGAAGATGTTTTCCGATGTTGATCAACTGCTTGCTCAATCTTGATAACGATGGCGCAATCTGATCCTGGGGGTTTAGTCAGGATAGCAACTTCAACAACGTTATCTCGAGGCTTTTGATTGATTGAATTGCTCAACAACTTGGGTTCAATCTTTCGTCAACTGGAATTCCTCTCATTGCCTGAGTGAAGTCATAATTCTTGTCTCTTCGAATATTATTGAGCGGTTCAACTTACACGGACTCCGCGCCCTAACCGACTTCTATCCTTTGAGCTTGTATCTAGACTCATGGTACGGACAATTTACTAACAGTGTTTGTAGCCTTGAGACATGACAAATTCTTTCATTGACTGAAATATGAAACCATACTCTTTCGAAATAGCGATTGGAAAATGCGCTGCGCTGCATCCAGCTTGGTCAGGATGGGTTAGTGCAGGAACATGACAGGTGGGCCCATCCGAGTTACTAGgttactaggttctctctgctagaataagcttacagctacaagccttaactataaataatacttctagcctataatttagatattaatactataataattaactaatagctataatataaagctaatataataagaacttaaataataactctttagctagccttaaaagtatataaaaagctttaattctttagataaaaaaggttaacttaatactatatataccttagatctttaaaatagtagctatattaataagactagtcttttattaatattaactttactaaatactaaatattaataattatattaataaaactataattataccttaagctatattagtatatatagtagctttataaagaaataatagctataatagcttaaagtaatattataaagctactataaagtatatctttatataagactttaattaactaagtaataacttctttattaagctagctttttttaattataagactattacttatatagtagcttatagtaaattccttataaaagttattttaattacttaataaaagaaaaagtactatttaagctattaaaaataaataaaaaggtaatttataaagtaactatataattaatttagtaaaataaagcttaaattatatttatatttaatatataaatagtaatttactaaaaggaACTACTTTtaggtatagtatataataattagaattattaagaaatactaatatataaaaaaagcttaacttaaagaaagttttataataatatatatattaatattactaaaaataaaggttaaaagaaggtttagggtaattagaaggtagtagtagtattaagtttataagttagttataaggttagaaaatacacttcggttttaatataatgccATCCGAGTCACATCAGACCATTGAAGCTCTCAACTTCAAGCCAACATTATCGACTTCGTTTGAAATTCACAAAATGGTCACAGCAGCTTCTGAGCTA
Protein-coding regions in this window:
- a CDS encoding hypothetical protein (EggNog:ENOG41), with the translated sequence MPSAVSDIPQYSYVPETKEDLDWADLANIDLSKYGTPEGNAELAQTLIEAIRTKGFFYVTKFDIPQSAIDRQFALGNAFYDLPIEEKLKYVPDLDAGEYNGYRPGGRRILSGGVQEKTEVWNMATDNGKISQPVPKLLKDHIDEITSFAKDLHEKVLDPLYHLTALALQIPEDHLVNLHKWGTHNESHLRYMKYGKFSPEEIEKLEDGLWSRGHTDLGSYTLLFRQPVAGLQIKDHNTGDWKWAKPLDGSLTVNACDALSFLTGGYVQSTIHRVSVPPKDQRNVDRLGLLYFSRAENDLVLNTIDSPLLKREGYTQNEFERGGHRVPTMGEFTTLKQTWQQSQKRGITYDELEGQQILPGFHGRSFK